A stretch of Linepithema humile isolate Giens D197 chromosome 3, Lhum_UNIL_v1.0, whole genome shotgun sequence DNA encodes these proteins:
- the LOC136999104 gene encoding tudor domain-containing protein 7-like isoform X2: MYDDKLVARFRELVSDTDLLLTKVIRIASGGIPVVEIFKRVGPNNILASINQAVNLDSQLLKVNEDSNNNIKTKKRVERKNSRALEPVGKLNPPTISNIGQYFDVHITLAAHSGHFNVQPLNDANELKAMMEDLQKCYITYDGLPLETVSKGMLYAGIFNNDWYRVYTLPILSAIMKCLCTSVTSVM; encoded by the exons ATGTACGACGATAAGCTCGTGGCCAGATTCCGCGAGCTAGTCTCGGACACGGATCTGCTTTTGACGAAAGTCATCAGAATAGCATCCGGTGGAATCCCGGTGGTGGAGATATTTAAAAGAGTCGGACCGAATAACATACTGGCCTCCATTAATCAAGCAGTGAACTTGGACAGCCAGCTATTAAA AGTCAACGAAGACAGCAACAATAATATCAAGACCAAGAAACGCGTGGAACGCAAGAATTCTCGTGCTCTCGAGCCTGTCGGCAAATTGAACCCGCCCACGATTTCGAATATCGGCCAGTACTTTGATGTTCACATAACGTTGGCCGCACATTCGGGACATTTTAACGTGCAACCATTAAATGATGCGAATGAGCTGAAA GCAATGATGGAAGATCTGCAAAAGTGCTACATCACATACGATGGTCTACCATTGGAAACTGTCAGCAAGGGCATGCTCTACGCGGGGATATTCAACAATGACTGGTACAG ggTATATACGTTACCAATATTATCAGCGATAATGAAGTGTCTGTGTACTTCTGTGACTTCGGTGATGTGA
- the LOC136999105 gene encoding uncharacterized protein has protein sequence MAKVNKETNYAVVKFLSDGTFSEIPILWLIQHNNIVRECWWPPRTANCATLIANCAHPNNTWKRYDVNFIKYCTSLESARKNASDANYETTDEERLGRGKRQHIPFNCCSSEEESDPCANKKKSRLYSNAISASPLYPDTLSLEYEYSNASISNASMSNASISNAFVSNASILNKSQSNAIPTISNASDYAMAATAQQEREMESHVASNIDLNTPIIIEGFENTNDLQTDNNSNITEMLQQILRMLAVLNLSHKEVKQRLKKLEDVVKTSYPQRASDLHQDCEIMKEFLPFTTIDAVQEFDKVLLRTKEIAVQFRQFILKTGGNNPKDSIHRNLKKIFSNECAMQCSWKGLRNNFRISNLKVINILKGEITSQFSLTETEFDNIASEWFRFAKQRKERSDKAKEKEME, from the exons ATGGCCAaagtaaataaagaaacaaactACGCtgtagtaaaatttttgtcgGATGGAACTTTTTCTGAAATTCCAATATTGTGGCTCAttcaacataataatatagttCGTGAATGTTGGTGGCCACCACGGACAGCCAATTGTGCAACGCTAATAGCAAATTGTGCTCATCCAAATAATACGTGGAAACGATATGACGtgaactttataaaatattgta CATCTCTTGAATCCGCTCGGAAAAATGCATCAGATGCAAATTATGAAACAACAGATGAAGAAAGATTAGGACGAGGGAAAAGGCAACATATTCCTTTCAATTGTTGCAGTAGTGAGGAAGAATCTGACCCatgtgcaaataaaaaaa aaAGCCGCTTGTATTCGAATGCAATATCAGCATCACCCTTGTATCCTGATACGCTCAGTTTAGAATATGAATATTCTAATGCATCTATATCAAATGCATCTATGTCGAATGCATCTATTTCCAATGCATTCGTATCAAATGcatctatattaaataaatcacaatCAAACGCAATCCCAACCATATCAAACGCAAGCGACTATGCTATGGCAGCAACTGCACAACAAG AACGAGAAATGGAATCACATGTTGCAAGTAATATAGACCTCAACACACCGATAATAATAGAAG gattTGAAAATACTAATGATTTGCAAACtgataataattcaaacataacag aaatgcTACAGCAAATATTAAGAATGCTAGCCGTATTAAATCTTTCGCATAAAGAAGTCAAACaacgtttaaaaaaacttgaggATGTTGTAAAAACATCCTATCCACAAAGAGCTTCGGATCTACATCAAGATtgtgaaataatgaaagaattcTTACCTTTTACAACAATTGATGCTGTACAGGAATTTGACAAGGTATTATTACGTACGAAGGAGATAGCAGTGCAATTt AgacaatttatcttaaaaaccGGCGGAAATAATCCGAAGGACAGCATACATCGAAATCTGAAGAAAATCTTCAGTAATGAATGTGCGATGCAATGTTCTTGGAAAGGgttacgaaataattttcgcATTTCTAACTTAAAGGtgataaatattctaaaag GAGAAATAACATCGCAGTTCAGTCTTACAGAGActgaatttgataatatcgCCAGCGAATGGTTTCGCTTTGCCAAGCAGCGAAAGGAAAGAAGCGATAAGGCTAAGGAGAAGGAAATGGAGTAA
- the LOC136998885 gene encoding uncharacterized protein yields the protein MEDQTTATFTWFGREEGSRPLYNARIIQAIYDAVSNNKHFEKPTRSEFQCYMREALRSAKQRHRTYKRQNRSRKKERNVAQKYWADEEELDNEPDEAVKQND from the exons ATGGAAGATCAAACGACAGCAACGTTTACATGGTTTGGCCGTGAAGAAGGCTCACGGCCTTTGTACAACGCGCGAATTATTCAGGCGATTTACG atgctgtttccaataataaacattttgaaaaaccaACTCGATCAGAATTCCAATGCTATATGCGAGAAGCCTTGAGATCGGCAAAACAACGCCACAGGACATATAAGCGACAAAATAGATCGAGGAAGAAGGAGCGAAATGTGGCTCAAAAATATTGGGCCGATGAAGAGGAATTGGACAACGAACCGGATGAAGCAGTGAAACAAAATGATTAG
- the LOC136998500 gene encoding uncharacterized protein isoform X1, giving the protein MQQWLKENSTPKSIILERMRDTAAAKDIFIFHEKHTLTEILDAWPRLLDIEIIDAEFVRHYSQQQGDALCNEFGLLSDKIISLAKICGRTAAEKFANELSAQEQGKKETVKIKPIPKVSKLHFIDVIPPGFAVVSFIDDDSDCSDEITSEVPECWLTSDRKKCWLLKAKDVCRLIAKSTKPSTKDKKWTLYDINIEGLYDTLDKARRRADDISSTDECIEENLKVPCTKKSVFYTNNNDTTSDEEPLKLLEPPKLKEKVNLSFPQSLVDNNIMQLDLPITNESDILSLKDAQVLATGSLTQGVELNVNNYTKPKIVADVNLTNSTVVHHPFTEDFKLIHLQNSGKQKSVTEPAWNSPQSAGKRNVINPFNKEGFAEPNLSSEEPFRCILDMMMEIVKNMATKDLVSTLMAEVTKQSLELAALKKLFLDNTLAQKVVHTETNENVKNLPLGSLAVLQTFYQELQNDKAFTANFTNYLLGVGGKNAKDCILRMLQKVFSSAVAKDCSWLGQKNNFKLQGLYIIEILRDTGRAHYQYTETAFEEIVSEWFRQGKQRDSRINKKAVWAPVDKNKNTE; this is encoded by the exons ATGCAACAGTGGTTGAAAGAAAACTCCACACCAAAATCTATCATACTTGAACGTATGCGTGATACTGCAGctgcaaaagatattttcatttttcatgaaaaacatACTCTTACGGAAATTCTTGATGCATGGCCTCGTTTATTGGATATAGAAATT atagATGCAGAATTTGTACGACATTATTCGCAACAACAAGGAGATGCTCTCTGTAACGAGTTTGGGTTGCtttcagataaaataatatcactaGCTAAAATCTGTGGTCGCACAGCAGCCGAAAAGTTTGCAAATGAATTAAGTGCACAAG AACAGggtaaaaaagaaacagttaAAATCAAACCAATTCCAAAGGTTTCCAAGTTACATTTCATCGATGTTATTCCT CCAGGATTTGCGGTAGTTTCATTCATCGACGATGATTCAGATTGCTCTGATGAAATAACATCAGAGGTGCCTGAATGTTGGCTAACATCAGACAGAAAAAAGTGTTGGTTGCTCAAAGCAAAAGATGTGTGTCGTCTCATTGCTAAATCAACAAAACCTTCgacaaaagacaaaaaatgGACATTGTACGATATCAACATTGAAGGATTGTATG ATACTTTAGACAAGGCCCGTAGACGAGCTGATGATATATCATCCACCGATGAATGTAtcgaagaaaatttaaaagtccCCTGTACCaaaaaaagtgttttttaCACAAACAATAATGATACAACATCGGATGAAGAGCCGTTAAAACTTCTGGAACCAccaaaattgaaagaaaaagttaaCTTATCTTTTCCTCAGTCATTAGTGGATAATAATATCATGCAACTTGACCTGCCAATTACAAACGAAAGTGATATTCTATCACTGAAGGATGCGCAAGTACTTGCAACAGGATCATTGACACAAG gGGTTGAAttaaatgtgaataattaCACTAAACCTAAAATTGTAGCTGATGTCAATTTAACGAATTCTACTGTCGTGCACCATCCATTTACTGAAG attttaaattaatccaTTTGCAAAATTCGGGAAAGCAGAAAAGCGTGACAGAGCCTGCTTGGAATTCACCACAATCAGCTGGAAAAAGAAATGTGATAAATCCATTTAATAAAG AAGGTTTTGCAGAACCAAATTTATCTTCTGAGGAACCATTTCGTTGCATTCTTG ATATGATGATGGAAATAGTGAAAAACATGGCCACAAAAG atCTCGTTTCCACGTTGATGGCAGAAGTAACTAAACAATCACTAGAACTTGCCGctctcaaaaaattattcttagataATACACTAGCTCAAAAAGTTGTCCATACGGAAACAAATGAAAATGTCAAGAATTTGCCGCTGGGATCTTTAGCAGTTTTACAAACTTTTTATCAAGAGCTACAAAACGATAAAGCTTTTACTGCAAATTtt acgAACTATTTGCTTGGTGTGGGCGGCAAAAATGCTAAAGATTGCATTTTAAGGATGCTACAAAAAGTATTCTCTAGCGCAGTGGCCAAGGATTGTTCTTGGTTAGGACAGAAAAACAACTTTAAATTACAAGGACTTTACatcattgaaattttacgag ATACTGGCAGAGCCCATTATCAATATACAGAGACGGCTTTTGAGGAAATCGTGAGCGAATGGTTCCGTCAAGGAAAACAAAGGGATTCacgcataaataaaaaagctgtTTGGGCGCCTGTtgacaagaataaaaatacagaatag
- the LOC136998883 gene encoding uncharacterized protein → MSSHPCSKCKISGVICEGRNIFCGVNHSLRTNEEYIACLDEDHHKDGKSPLSELPIGMVSQVPFEYMHLVCLGVVKKLLSAWIHGKYSRLTKLSARSISHISTRLKTLATYCPSNFARRPRSLDAYTKYKATEYRQFLMYTGPVVTYGILDQEVYTHFLFLHAAVRILVSTSPSKTYLNFADLALRKFVNRCDDLYGPTFYSYNVHGLIHLTNDVRQLGSLDSFSAFPYENNMAVFRRYCRKSGSVLQQISNRVAEMEVHAAIDYCNIDSSIHVSMRHNVGSLPCNIASNCNQYRKII, encoded by the coding sequence ATGTCCAGCCATCCATGCtctaaatgtaaaatttctgGTGTAATATGTGAAGGACGTAATATTTTCTGTGGTGTTAATCATTCCCTGCGAACTAATGAAGAATACATTGCATGTTTAGATGAGGATCATCATAAAGATGGTAAGAGTCCATTGTCAGAACTACCCATAGGAATGGTTTCTCAAGTGCCTTTCGAGTACATGCATCTTGTGTGTTTAGgagttgtaaaaaaattattatctgcaTGGATTCATGGAAAATACTCACGATTAACAAAGTTATCAGCAAGATCTATTTCTCATATATCCACACGCTTGAAAACACTTGCAACATATTGTCCTTCTAATTTTGCAAGACGTCCAAGATCACTTGATGCATATACAAAGTATAAAGCTACAGAGTATCGACAATTTCTTATGTATACAGGTCCAGTTGTTACTTACGGTATTCTTGATCAGGAAGTATACACacactttttatttctgcatGCAGCAGTTAGGATTTTAGTTTCGACATCACCGTCCAAAACTTATTTGAATTTTGCTGATCTTGCATTGCGTAAATTCGTCAATAGGTGTGACGATCTTTACGGTCCgacattttattcttataatgtACATGGTCTTATTCACCTTACAAACGATGTGCGACAATTAGGCTCTCTAGATTCATTTTCAGCTTTCCcgtatgaaaataatatggcTGTTTTCAGAAGATATTGTAGGAAATCTGGTTCTGTTCTTCAACAAATTTCTAACAGAGTCGCCGAAATGGAAGTACATGCAGCAATTGACTATTGCAATATTGATTCCTCAATTCATGTATCCATGAGGCATAATGTAGGTTCTCTTCCATGCAATATTGCTTCGAATTGTAATCAATATCGTaagataatttag
- the LOC136998500 gene encoding uncharacterized protein isoform X2 encodes MSGGNKEKPGFAVVSFIDDDSDCSDEITSEVPECWLTSDRKKCWLLKAKDVCRLIAKSTKPSTKDKKWTLYDINIEGLYDTLDKARRRADDISSTDECIEENLKVPCTKKSVFYTNNNDTTSDEEPLKLLEPPKLKEKVNLSFPQSLVDNNIMQLDLPITNESDILSLKDAQVLATGSLTQGVELNVNNYTKPKIVADVNLTNSTVVHHPFTEDFKLIHLQNSGKQKSVTEPAWNSPQSAGKRNVINPFNKEGFAEPNLSSEEPFRCILDMMMEIVKNMATKDLVSTLMAEVTKQSLELAALKKLFLDNTLAQKVVHTETNENVKNLPLGSLAVLQTFYQELQNDKAFTANFTNYLLGVGGKNAKDCILRMLQKVFSSAVAKDCSWLGQKNNFKLQGLYIIEILRDTGRAHYQYTETAFEEIVSEWFRQGKQRDSRINKKAVWAPVDKNKNTE; translated from the exons ATGAGTGGCGGAAACAAAGAAAAG CCAGGATTTGCGGTAGTTTCATTCATCGACGATGATTCAGATTGCTCTGATGAAATAACATCAGAGGTGCCTGAATGTTGGCTAACATCAGACAGAAAAAAGTGTTGGTTGCTCAAAGCAAAAGATGTGTGTCGTCTCATTGCTAAATCAACAAAACCTTCgacaaaagacaaaaaatgGACATTGTACGATATCAACATTGAAGGATTGTATG ATACTTTAGACAAGGCCCGTAGACGAGCTGATGATATATCATCCACCGATGAATGTAtcgaagaaaatttaaaagtccCCTGTACCaaaaaaagtgttttttaCACAAACAATAATGATACAACATCGGATGAAGAGCCGTTAAAACTTCTGGAACCAccaaaattgaaagaaaaagttaaCTTATCTTTTCCTCAGTCATTAGTGGATAATAATATCATGCAACTTGACCTGCCAATTACAAACGAAAGTGATATTCTATCACTGAAGGATGCGCAAGTACTTGCAACAGGATCATTGACACAAG gGGTTGAAttaaatgtgaataattaCACTAAACCTAAAATTGTAGCTGATGTCAATTTAACGAATTCTACTGTCGTGCACCATCCATTTACTGAAG attttaaattaatccaTTTGCAAAATTCGGGAAAGCAGAAAAGCGTGACAGAGCCTGCTTGGAATTCACCACAATCAGCTGGAAAAAGAAATGTGATAAATCCATTTAATAAAG AAGGTTTTGCAGAACCAAATTTATCTTCTGAGGAACCATTTCGTTGCATTCTTG ATATGATGATGGAAATAGTGAAAAACATGGCCACAAAAG atCTCGTTTCCACGTTGATGGCAGAAGTAACTAAACAATCACTAGAACTTGCCGctctcaaaaaattattcttagataATACACTAGCTCAAAAAGTTGTCCATACGGAAACAAATGAAAATGTCAAGAATTTGCCGCTGGGATCTTTAGCAGTTTTACAAACTTTTTATCAAGAGCTACAAAACGATAAAGCTTTTACTGCAAATTtt acgAACTATTTGCTTGGTGTGGGCGGCAAAAATGCTAAAGATTGCATTTTAAGGATGCTACAAAAAGTATTCTCTAGCGCAGTGGCCAAGGATTGTTCTTGGTTAGGACAGAAAAACAACTTTAAATTACAAGGACTTTACatcattgaaattttacgag ATACTGGCAGAGCCCATTATCAATATACAGAGACGGCTTTTGAGGAAATCGTGAGCGAATGGTTCCGTCAAGGAAAACAAAGGGATTCacgcataaataaaaaagctgtTTGGGCGCCTGTtgacaagaataaaaatacagaatag
- the LOC136999104 gene encoding uncharacterized protein isoform X1, translating into MPKDIQFLCKRRKNQLINHELNKVLNYNTLHLIKLDEASSAMTNTKTTMINSVETSKINISQDEDENNELSAQLLSDNENVQHNSELQESFSTDSECNNGTTLTEDLQQFIIERCISHNTSNKLLQILRKHGHVELPTDVRVLVKTPRNTSATFISLGSGKYIHFGLASGLKRSIKMYSNFINDNNIKININVDGLPISKSSGSQFWPIMISIQDIDIYTLPVIIGVYHGMCKPNNCNDFLANFVDELVLLSKNGIIVSNKKYVVIVNAIVCDAPAKSFITCTKGHTGYFACSKCIQEGDFVRNRVIFPETNNALRTDQSFRNRTQSEHHNGDSILERLSIDMVLQIGLDYMHLVCLGVMKRMLQLWVRGKKDVRLVTGDVDSVSHDLLAIKYCISSEFSRKPRSLNDVDRWKATEFRQFLLYTGIIVMKSVLSPYCYNHFVTLSIAVRILADPQLCISFNDYANSLLIWFVSNFGNIYGDEYLSYNVHNLLHIAKDVQTFGCLDNFSCFKYENYMQKIKRKLHQSGKPLEELSNRIFEESQLPIQPFRVMQYPIIIFKNNRISYLQFQNFKIGINEIDNCVLIDNKSVAFILEIFEENNVLFVLAQCFLNPTSFFTTPCPSERLGIFQIAKNTTSNTIKIPVTRITRKCLKVKNLSEVGSYITIPLLLTATEKYCLIAIPYQIKVFWFLSVFIFHYAYIGHGLYFLLCLNNIKI; encoded by the coding sequence ATGCCTAAAGATATTCAGTTTTTATGCAAAAGGCGAaagaatcaattaataaatcacgaattaaataaagttcttaattataatactttgcatttaattaaattggatGAGGCGTCTAGTGCAAtgacaaatacaaaaacaacTATGATTAATAGTGTTGAAACGtctaaaattaacatttcccAAGATGAAGacgaaaataatgaattatcaGCACAATTGCTGTCAGATAACGAAAATGTTCAGCATAACTCTGAATTGCAGGAAAGTTTTTCAACAGATAGCGAATGCAATAATGGTACAACTTTAACAGAAGATTTACAACAATTCATAATTGAGCGTTGTATATCACATAATACTTCAAACAAATTACTACAAATTTTGAGGAAACACGGTCACGTTGAATTGCCTACTGATGTTAGGGTTTTAGTTAAAACACCACGCAATACATCTGCAACTTTTATTTCGCTGGGCAGTGGTAAATATATCCATTTTGGTCTTGCATCAGGTTTGAAACgatcaataaaaatgtattcaaattttattaatgataataacattaagattaatattaatgttgatgGGTTGCCAATTTCAAAAAGTTCTGGTAGTCAATTCTGGCCAATAATGATTTCTATTCaagatattgatatatatacgtTGCCAGTTATAATTGGAGTTTATCACGGTATGTGCAAACCAAATAATTGCAATGATTTCTTAGCAAACTTTGTCGATGAATTGGTATTACTTTccaaaaatggtataattgtttccaataaaaaatatgtagttattGTAAATGCAATAGTATGTGATGCTCCAGcaaaatcatttattacaTGTACAAAAGGTCATACGGGATATTTTGCATGTTCTAAATGCATTCAAGAAGGTGATTTTGTGCGAAATAGAGTGATTTTTCCAGAAACAAATAACGCTTTACGTACAGATCAGTCATTTAGAAATCGGACTCAATCCGAACATCATAATGGTGATTCTATTTTAGAGAGACTTTCAATTGACATGGTATTGCAAATTGGATTGGATTATATGCATCTTGTTTGTTTAGGTGTTATGAAACGAATGTTGCAATTATGGGTcagaggaaaaaaagatgtCAGATTAGTAACAGGTGATGTTGATTCCGTTTCACATGATTTATTagcgataaaatattgcatttcatccgaattttcaagaaaacctAGATCTTTAAATGATGTAGACAGATGGAAGGCAACGGAATTCcgtcaatttttgttatacaCGGGTATAATTGTTATGAAATCTGTGCTATCTCCGTATTGTTACAATCACTTTGTTACTCTTAGCATTGCTGTAAGGATATTGGCTGATCctcaattatgtatttcattcAATGATTATGCGAATTCATTGTTAATATggtttgtttctaattttggtAATATCTACGGTGATGAATATCTGTCTTATAATGTTCACAACTTGCTTCATATAGCCAAAGATGTACAAACCTTTGGTTGCTTAGATAATTTTAGTTGTTTCaaatacgaaaattatatgcagaaaataaaacgaaaattaCACCAATCCGGAAAACCTTTAGAAGAGTTGTCCAATCGTATATTCGAAGAATCACAGCTTCCAATCCAACCGTTCCGCGTTATGCAATAtccaatcattatttttaaaaacaacagAATTTCTTATctacaatttcaaaatttcaaaattggtataaatgaaattgataATTGTGTTTTAATAGATAACAAGTCGGTggcttttattttagaaatatttgaagaaaataatgttttatttgttcttgcgcagtgttttttaaatccaaCTTCTTTTTTCACAACACCATGTCCTTCAGAAAGACTTGGCATATTTCAAATTGCAAAGAATACGACttcaaatactattaaaattccAGTAACACGAATAACCAGAAAATGTTTGAAAGTTAAAAATCTTTCTGAAGTAGGCTCTTACATCACAATTCCGCTTTTACTTACTGCAACAGAAAAATACTGTTTAATTGCAATACcatatcaaataaaagttttttggtttttatcggtctttatttttcattatgctTATATAGGTCATGGTCTTTATTTCTTGTTATgcttaaataacattaaaatttga